In Ureibacillus thermophilus, the genomic stretch GAAATCGATGGAACCGTCATTAAAAAAGCAGAGGATTTAGTGCATGTGCTAGAAACAAAAAAAGAGGATGATGTAGTTCAATTAGTAATTCAAAGGGATGAAAAATTGTTGGACCGCACCATGACATTGAAGGAAATCCCTGATAGCGGTGGGAAAATTGGTTTAGGTATTACATACGCTGAAAATAAAACGATTCAAACGGATCCAAAAATCAAAATTAACTCGAAAGATATCGGCGGTCCATCAGCGGGACTCATGTTTACCCTCGAAATTCTCAACCAGCTTTTGGATGAAGATATAACAAAAGGATATTTAGTGGCAGGCACCGGTGAAATGCATGAAGACGGCACAGTCGGCCGAATCGGGGGCATTGAAAAGAAAGTGGTGGCTGCCCATAGGGATGGAATGGAAATTTTCTTTGCACCTGATGATGAAATTTCAGAAGAAGTCAAAAAGAAAAATCCTGAAATCCTCTCCAATTATGAAGCAGCCGTGAAAACGGCGAACAAAATAAATACCGACATGAAAATCGTGCCGGTAAAAACAATTGATGATGCGTTAAATTATTTAAAGAATTTACCTGAAAAAGAAAAAACTTCATAATCGAATTGGCGGAGTTTGATAATCTCCGTCAATTTTTTTATTTGAATAATATTCAACCCCTAAAGCATATATCTCGGATGCGCGTATATCGATTTGCAGCATCGAATCTTTCGCTTGGGCAACTCGGCTGATTAGAGGCAATTCAAATTGCTTTTTGTGTTCTGATAAATAAGCTTGCCCTTTCTTTGTCATTCCTAGCAAACGAATATAGGAAGGCGTTTTGAATTGATGCAATTCTTCTTTCGTAATGCCGGTGAAGATGTGGGTAAGCATTCTTTGCAGCCTTGTCCATGTATATCGTTTTGATTTAATGCCGGACATAAATTGTGAAAAATTTTCGCTCTGTTTGGCATGTTTTATAAGGGCATATTCTATTCCTTCTGAAACGTCGGCAAAGGCTGTTAAGCTTTCTGGACGGTAGCGCATAATGGCATATCTTAAAAGCGGCCAAAATGCTTCCCAATCCACAAAATGCTTATACTGCTGTTGCCATTCTGCCAGCTCATTGAATGTGGATTGTGGAACATAAGCAGAAATTGCATGAATAGTTCCCTTTTGAAAGAGTTCTCTCCTTATGCCTGTTGCACTGGCTATGGATGAAGCCTTGTTGACGGAATCGTGATAATTGGCTTGGACTCGTTGAATGGTCACTGGCTGAATGGATAAGTTGTATTTTTTTGCGGCAGCTATATAGTGATAGCCGAGAATATTATTCGGCTTGGATAAGTCGATATAGGTTTGATGTTTTTTTTGTTTTAAATGTTCGTATGCATAATACAAACTTTGCGGATAACTGATTCCGGTTGAGACAAACTTTTTTATAAGGCCATTATATTCTTCAAAATGCTCTTCAATTAAGTTGAAAGTATTAAGAAAAGGCTCAATTTTCCCTTCTTCGCTGCCAAAAGCGAAGACGTCGCATTTCAGCGAATCAAGTAGAAAAATCGCCCCTTCTGCAAACATAGGAGCATTGGCTGTGCTGAAAACATAGGGCAATTCAACAACAAGATCCACGCCGTTTGCTAAAGCCATTTTTGTCCGATGCCATTTGGAAACGAGGGCCGGTTCTCCCCTTTGGAGAAAGGGGCCGCTCATCACCGCGATAACAACATCTGCGTTTGTAATGCTTTTTGACTGGGTAACATGATAATAATGTCCATTATGGAATGGATTATATTCCACAACGATTCCGACTGCTTTCATTGTATGCCCCTTTCCAAATATTTCAGTTCTTCATAAGTTTATACTGAATTATAGTATCGTTTTTGTAAAGTGACAAGGAAATATCTTGACATCTAATTTATCACATTATATAATCATCATTGTTGTCTTGGGGTGATTCGTGAATGAAATGGTCTATTCATCAACTATCTAAGTATCGCCATACTGGCATGCCGATTGATACAGTTGTCGAGTTGGATGACGTGAAAAAGCGAAATAGTGATATTCGCGAGATTTCACCCGTTCATATAAAAGGTCACTGTACTATCGGAAATTCACAAATGACTTGTCATTTAAACTTAACAGCGACCTTAACTCTTCCATGTGCTCGCACGTGGGAAAATGTTGAATTTCCTATTGAAGTGGATACGGTTGAAGTCTTCAATTGGGCTGATCCGGAACTTCGTGGGAATGATGATGAGGATATCCATTACACAGATGGAGAAGTCATCGATTTAACACCAGTCTTAGAAGAATTGATCCTCCTTGAGATACCGATGCAAGTATTCAAAGAAGGTACTGAAGGTACAATAAAAGGTGGAAAAGACTGGAGTTATTATACAGATGAAGAATTAAGTCAACAAAATGACGAACCAAAAGTGGATCCAAGACTTGCTGGATTAGCCAAGTTTTTTGATCAAAAAGATGAATAAACCTACAAGGAGGTGCCAATCATGGCTGTACCATTTAGAAGAACTTCTAAAACTGCAAAAAGAAAACGCCGTACTCATTTCAAATTATCAGTACCTGGTATGGTAAATTGCCCAAATTGCGGTGAACCAACTTTATCTCACCATGTTTGCAAATCTTGCGGACATTACAAAGGTAAAGAAGTAGTAAGCAAATAATAAAGCGTATATCGTTTACGCTCTGACCAAAAAGACTATTAGAGTGACCATGGCTCTCTAATAGTCTTTTTGTGCTTTTTTCACAAAAAAATGGTCATAACCAATTCTTGTCATCCGGGTATTCGTCTATTACTATGAAAACATATGGCAAACTATTGAAATCACTGTTTAAAAAGGGGATGTTGTTCATTGTCTTACAAAATTGACCTAAAAGAGGGTATTCTTACGTTTACCATTGACAGGGAAGAAAAAAGAAACGCAGTAAATGATGAGGTTATGGATGGGCTAAAAAAAGTCATTAAACATATTAAAGAAAATAAAGATGTGCGTTTCTTAGTCATTACCGGCGCCGGGGAGAAAGCTTTTTGTTCCGGCGGTGATTTATCAGAATTTCATAGTTTAAAAACGGCTGAAGAAGCTTTCGGAATGCTCAGCAAAATGGGGAATATTTTATATGAACTTGCCACACTGCATGTTCCTACCATTGCCCTCATTAATGGGACAGCCGTTGGTGGAGGCTGCGAAATTGCTACAGCCTGCGATTTCCGATTGGTGGCTAGACATGCCAAATGCGGCTTCATTCAAGGTACATTAGCCATCACGACTGGATGGGGAGGAGGAACCTATTTATTTGAACGGGGATTGCGACATGACCGCGCATTAAAAATGTTGATTGATGCAAAACCATATGATGCGCAAACATTATATGATATCGGATGGGCGATGAGAGTCTTTGACGGTCCAAAAGAAGAAGCTTTAGAAGCCTTTATTGAAGATATGAAAAAAGTGCATCCATCTGTCCATCATGCTTATAAAGAAATTGAACTCCGCAAATGGAGAGAGCGGAATGTGTATGGACGCGTAATGGAAGAAATCAGACTTTGCGCGAAGCTTTGGGAAAGCGAGGAACATGAAAAAGCCGTAGAGCGATTCTTGTCAAAATCGAGCAGCCAAAAATAAAAGCTAGATGATTTGGAGCATAGATTCATTTTTTTGAAATAGGTTGCGACAAATTTTTTCTATGTCGTAACCTATTTTTTCTATATTCTTTAATTCTATTTATTCTCTTTTTGCATATAGTAGAGTAAAAAAATGAGAGGAGATAGGTATGGAAGGGAAAAGAAGAAAAGATCAATGGACCCCTGAAGATGATGAAAAATTAGCAGAAATTGTGATTACAGCTGTACAAAACGGTAGAACTCAATTAGAAGCATTTGCAGAGGCTGCAGAAGTGCTGGGACGAACAAAGCAGGCTTGCGGTTTCCGCTGGAATAAAACATTAAGACAACAATATGGCCAAATGTTAAATAGCGTTAGAAAACGGCCAAAGCAATTAATGAGAAGCCATTTAAAACTTGCATTAAATAGTTTTGATGAATTGACGGAAGCGTATAATGAGCTGGAACTGAAGTATCGGGAGCTTCAAACCGAGCACGATAAAGTATTAAAATGGCTTCAACAAGGAGCGGTTTTTATTGAACAGCAGCAAAAGCAACAGCAGTAATAAACGGTTCCCGTTCTTCTTGATGATTCAGCGAAAAATATCGAAAACTTCAAAAATTTCCAGTATAATATGAAAAAAGGGTGTGACACTCTATCAGTCACACCTTTTTCTTGTTCGAGTTTAGTTCATCAGGAAAAGAGGTAGCGGATATGAAGATTGCGGTGATTGGAGCAGGTTCTGTCGGAATGTTGTTATCCACCTTTTTAGCAGACCGTTTAGATGTAACATGCATTGTTAGAAGAAAAGCGCAAGAGATAGCAATCGGCGAGCATGGCATAAATAGAATAAATTTAGACGGAACAGTTACAAAAACTTCTGTGAAAGCATCTAGAGATTATAACGAATTGGAGGGGGCATCTTTAGTCATTGTTGCGGTAAAATATACGCATTTGCCATTACTGTTACCAAAGCTTGCGGATTTATCGGTCGATATTCCCCTGTTGTTTGTGCAAAACGGTTTAGCTCATTATGAAAAGGCGCTACAACTTCCACAAAAGACCATTGCTTTCGGCTCTTGCCAATTTGGAGCGCAAAAAGAAAATGATTATACGGTTATCCATCGCGGCATAGGTGTGTTAAAATTAGCTGTTGAACGGGGAAATGCTGAGATTTTTCAATTGTTTCGTGAGGTTGAAAGCCCATTGTTCCCTGTCCAATTTGTGGAGCATGCGGAAAATATGCTTTTTGAGAAAGCTTTATATAATTGCTTTATCAATCCAATGACAACAGTGCTCCAAGTGAAAAATGGGGGGCTTGTTGCAAATCGCCATGCCAAAAAATTGTTGGAAGCATTGTATGAAGAATGTATGGATGCATTTCCGGAGCAACGGGAGAATATTGCTTTCAGTGATGTTGTTTCGTTATGCGAAAAAACAGCATCCAATACGTCATCGATGCTACAGGATCGGTTAATGAATCGGAAAACAGAAGTGGAATCCATTGTTGGTGCCGTAATTAAAAAAGCTGAACAAAGAGGTCGAAGTTTGCCGATATTAAATACTTTTTATCATTTGGTATTAGCGATAGAGGGTGAAAAAACGTGAAAATGGTTTTCGCTTATGTTCTCGGCACCCTAATTTTACTGCCAATCATAACGTTTTTCATTGCGTATTTGATTTTTCGGAAATTTTTAAAGAAAAAAGCCAACTATAGTTTCCGTTTAGCTGCAGATGTCACGACCTTTTTTCTATTTTTCTCCGTTGTGATTTCCATTTCAACCTTATGGGGAACCACCATCAGCATCGCTGCCATCACCATCTCATTTTTGATTGCAATCATTATGACTTTTATTGATTGGAGGACACAAAAGGAAATAAAAGTCATTCCTCTATTGAGAAGAATTTGGCGGGTGCAATTTGTATATTTATTTCTTGTGTACAATATTGTATGGATCGTAGGAATAGTTCAAAATATACTCCTTTTTATTACATAATTGGGCCGATACATATTTTGATTGAGCCATTTTCTTTTCAGACCATGGGGGAAACGTTTACAATATTACAAGTAAAAACTCATTCATAGAAATTGAACGTACAGAGATAAGTAGAGGAGAAGACATATGGAACTGGAAAGAATATCACCAGTTAACAATCAATTGTTATCTGACTATTGGGCAGGAAACGAACAGTTACTTTCTTTTTATCAATATCCGTATCATGATGAATCATTCCAAGTGCGGGCGCGTTATTTAAAAGAACAGACGTATGACAGAGAAGAATTGTGTGAAGTCATTTATCAATTTATGGAGCCCTTTGGAATTTCTGAAAAATCGTTAGAGCATTTGCGGAAGCTGGAAAAAGGAGCGCTTGCGGTTGTCGGTGGACAGCAGGCAGGACTGCTCACCGGACCCCTTTATACAGTTCATAAAGCCATCAGTGTCTTACTGCTTTCAAAAGAACAAAGTGAAAAATTAAACACAGATGTGGTGCCGATTTTCTGGATTGCAGGTGAAGATCACGATATTCTTGAGATCAATCATACGTATACTATAGTTAATGGCCTGCCGAAAAAGAAAATATACGGAGTGGATCATCGAAAAAAAACGCTTGCTTCGGAAACGCCAATTGACCATTCCCTTATGAAGCAATATATTGATGAAATTTTTAAAGACTACGGAGAAACGGAATACACTCAAGCACTCTATCAATCAGTGCTTCATCATATGAATGAAAGCGAAACTTTTACGGATTTTTTCGCTCGTTTAATGAATGATTTATTTAAAGATGAAGGGCTATTGATGATTGATTCAGCCTTTTTACCATTCCGACGTTATCAAACGTCATTTTTTCAGCGCATCATTGAAAAAAATGAAGAAATTAGTACATCCGTTGTCGAAAAGGAGCAGTTGTTAGAAAAGAGAGGTTATGGTACGCCGATTTTAGCGTCGAAAGAAAATGCAAACCTTTTTTATGTGAAGGATGGAGAACGATTTTTACTTGAAAGAAAAAACGGATATTTCATCAACTTAAGTGCCAATGTTAAATTTTCTAAGGAAGAGCTGTTGCATCTTGCCGAAGAATCGCCGGAAAAGCTAAGCAATAATGTGGTGACAAGGCCATTGATGCAAGAAATGTGCTTGCCGGTATTGGCCTTTGTTGCTGGCCCTGGGGAACTTCTGTATTGGGCGACATTAAAAGATGCTTTTGATGTTTTAAATCTGCAAATGCCGATTTTAGCACCGAGATTAAACATCACCTTCATTACCCGCCAAGTGGAGCAGCTGCTTTCTGAATACGATGTAACTTTTGAAGAGGTTATTAATGGTGAAGTGGAGCAAATTAAACACCGTTTTATTGAAAGCATTCAAGAGGCAGAAGCCAAAAATAAAATCGATCAAATTCGAAACATGCTTGAAGAAGCGTATAAAGACTTGCATTGTTATTTAGATTCGAAAGGCCTTCATTTAGAAAAAATTATGGAAAAAAATAAAAAATACCACCACATGCAATTGGATTATTTAAATCAAAAAATCGAACAGGAAGTGCTTTTAAAACACGAACATACAATTCGACGGTTAAATACCATTGCCAGTGAATTGTATCCGAATCAGAATTTCCAAGAGCGTGTATACAATCCGTATCAATATATAAACAGATATGGTCAAAGCCTCATTTCGGATTTATTAAAATTACCGCTTTCAATAAGCGAGTCCCATTATTTAGTGAAATTTTAATATTATTAAATCATTTTTTCTGTGAGCTATCTCCTATAGGGATAGTTCTTTTTTCTTGAAAAAATTTTAGTTGTTAAGTGCTATTGTCATATTTTATTAAAAGTCTATTAACTGTATGAAAAATAGGTGGTGGAAAGTGGGGGATTGTGGTAAATTATTTACTAAAGTGGGGTGAGTAGCATGTTCATGGGAGAATATCAACATTCTGTTGATGCCAAAGGACGTTTAATCATACCATCCAAATTTCGTGAAGCGTTAGGGAATACTTTTGTGATTACAAGAGGTCTTGATAACTGTCTTTTTGGCTATCCTATGAACGAATGGCGAAAACTCGAAGAAAAACTGAAAGACTTGCCAATGACGAAAAAAGATGCGAGGGCTTTTGCTAGATTCTTCTTCTCAGGGGCTACCGAAGTGGAATTAGATAAACAAGGGCGCATCAACATCCCATCGAACCTTGCTGCTTACGCCAAACTTGAAAAAGAGTGTGTCATCTTAGGGGTTTCAACCAAAATTGAAATATGGTCTAAAGCACTTTGGGAAGAGTATTTCAACAAGGCAGAGGAATCTTTCAATGATATTGCAGAAAATCTGATCGGCTTTGACTTCTAGAGAATACATCCAAGAAGGAGCAAATTCACAATGTTTAATCACACTACTGTTTTGTTAAAAGAAGCTGTTGATGGCTTGAATATTAATCCGGACGGAATCTATGTGGACTGTACGTTAGGTGGAGCTGGTCATAGCGAATATTTAGTTCAACAACTTTCTGAAAAGGGAAGATTAATTTGTTTTGACCAAGACCTAAATGCTATTGCCCATGCAAAAAAGCGTTTACAAGAGTTTGAAGGAAACATTACCTATGTCCATTCCAATTTCCGCTATCTAAAGGAACAATTAGATTTGCTAAATATTCAGAAAGTTGATGGCATCCTTTATGATTTAGGAGTTTCTTCTCCGCAGCTTGATACACCAGAACGTGGGTTCAGCTACCAACATGACGCTCCTTTAGATATGCGCATGGACCAAACGCAAGAATTAACAGCTTATCATATTGTGAATGAATGGCCATATGAAGAACTAGTTCGCATTTTTTTTCGTTATGGAGAAGAACATTTTTCAAAGCAAATTGCCCGCAAAATTGAAATGGCAAGAAAAAAAGCACCCATTGAAACAACAGGACAACTTGCAGAATTAATTAAAGAAGCGATTCCAGCTTCTCGCCGTCGTACTGGCGGACATCCAGCCAAAAGAGTTTTCCAAGCAATTCGCATCGCTGTAAATGATGAATTAGGAGCGATTGAGGAGTCGCTAACAGATGCCATTGATTTATTGCGTGTGGGGGGACGCATAAGCGTTATTACATTCCACTCATTGGAAGACCGCATCGTGAAAACAATTTTTAAAGAGGCATCTTCATTACCAGAATTACCTCCAGGGTTACCAATCATTCCAGATGAATATCAACCGGTTTTAAAATTGATTACGAAAAAGCCGATTGTTCCATCAAAGAAGGAAATATTAGCAAACCATCGTGCAAGATCGGCAAAACTGCGCATCTCTGAAAAAATTCATGAAAAAGGGCGTGGCTAAATGGCAGTTCGTGTAAGGCAACCATTATATTACCAACAGCAAGAAGCACCCTATGAACAACCCACCATCCAACCTAAGACCAAGCCGAATTCAAAGAAGCAACGAATCACTGCAAGGGAAAAGTTTCTATATATCCTATTTGTTATAATTGCTGCAACGTTAGCAATATTCATATTACATAAACAAAGCGCTATTCAAAGAACGACGATCGAAATAAAAGAGATTGAAAAAGAAATTGCAGAAATAAAAAACGAAAATGTTGATTTAAAAGTGCGAGTCAGTGAATTATCAACATACGAAAGAATCTGGGAAAAAGCGAATTCACTCGGTTTAACTCTGAAAGAAGATAATGTAAAGGTAGTGCCGGGAGAATGAAGAAAAAGAAATTTCGTTTCCAATGGGGAGCCTTTCTCATGTTTATCTTTTATGGAGGGCTCTTTTTTGCATTATTCTTGAGAATTTTATATATACAAGCGACCGGACAAGTGGAAGGGGAAGAATTAAAGGCAAGAGCGGCAGCATTGTATCAAAAAGAGGCGGTGCTTACTGCTGAGCGGGGAAAAATTCTAGATCGGAACGGCAATATCATTGCTGAAGATACTTTGAGTTACCGTTTAATTGCCGTTGTGAATCCCGCTGCAACAACGAATAAGGAAAAACCGCAGCATGTAGTGGATCCGGAAGAAACGGCAAAAGTATTAGCAAAATATATTGCCATGGATGAATCGGAAATTTATAAAATTTTAACAAAACGCAGACCAGATGGCCGCTATTATTATCAAGTGGAGTTTGGAGCGGCGGGAAGAGGCATCAGCCATGAAGTGAAAACAAAGATCGAAAACGAAAAGCTTCCGGGAATTAAATTTGTCAGCGATACGAAAAGGTATTATCCTAATGGAGTATTCGCCTCCCATTTAATTGGATTTACCCAAAGGGAAAAAAAGGGAGATGGCACATTCATTTCCGTTGGGAAAATGGGGCTTGAATTGACTTACAATAAACAATTAACTGGGCAAAACGGGAAAATTGAATATGAAAGTGATGCCTATCATTATTTAATTCCAAATCGAGAAAAAATGGTTCAGCCAGCTAAAAACGGAAACAATATTTACTTAACGATTGATAAAACGATTCAAAACTTTTTAGAAGATGCCATGACGAAGGTTCATAAAGAGTATAATCCGGAAGCGATGGTAGGCATTGTAGCCGATGCAAAAACAGGTGAAATCCTTGCAATGTCTCAAAGACCAACTTTCAATCCTGAAACGCGGGAAGGATTGGAAAACAATTGGTTAAACTATGTCATTCAAGAGGTAATTGAGCCCGGTTCCACAATGAAAACTTTCACTTTAGCAGCGGCGATTGAGTCTGGTCATTGGAATCCGAATGCAACTTATCAATCTGGCGCATACAAGGTGCTTGACCGGACGATTCGAGACCATAACACCTATGGTTGGGGGAGAATCACTTATTTAGAAGGGTTTCAGCGCTCCTCCAATACGGCAATGGCTAATTTGCTGGAAATTATGGGAAACGATACGTTTATGAAGTACTTAAATGCTTTTGGTTTCGGGCAAAAAACAGGCATTGACTTGCCGGGAGAAGTGACGGGAACGATTTTAACCCGTTATCCAATCAACTATGTAACGACTTCCTTTGGACAAGGTTCTACAGTGACGCCAATTCAGCTTGTACAAGCAATGACGGCCATCACAAATGATGGAGTTATGATGCAGCCGTATGTCATTGATAAAATTGTAGATTCCACAACAGGCAAAGTAATTGAGGAACATAAGCCAAAAGAAAAAGGCAAGCCGATATCAGCAAGCACTGCAAAACAAGTAAGAGAAATTTTGGCTTCTACTGTTACATCTGAAGTGGGGACTGCAAGAAATTATAAAATCGATGGATATGAAGTGGCAGGGAAAACAGGAACCGCCCAAATTCCAAACCCGAATGGAAAAGGGTATTTATATGGAAAAAATAATTATTTATATTCCTTCTTAGGGATGGCACCGGCTGATAATCCACGATTGATCGTTTATGTAGCGGTAAAAAGACCGAAACTGAAAGACACCGAAGTTGGCTCTGAACCGGTGGCAAAAGTATTTAACCCTGTAATGGAAAATAGTTTGAAGTATTTAAATATCGATCCGGAAGATGTAAAACCGGTGGAAACGGTGAAAATTAGAAATTATATTGGAAAAAATGCTGTAAACATCCAACATGAATTAGAGAGCCAAGGGTTGAAACCTATTGTAATCGGTGAAGGCGGTGAAATCACAGACCAATATCCGAAAGAAGGCATTGCCCTGCTAAAAAATAATCTCGTCTTTTTAAAAACAGATGGGGTTGTCACATTGCCATCTTTTGAAAACTGGTCATTAAGAAATTTACTCATCTATAAAGCGATGTCTGGTATAAATATTGAAATTGTAGGAGAAGGCTATGTTGAAAGCCAAAGTGTTACAGAAAACACAGTGATTTCCGATTCGTCACCAGTTGTTGTAAAACTTAAAACACCGGAAGAATCCTTTGTTCAGACAAGCGAAGAGACAGAGGAAGAGTTGCCTCAAGATTAATTCATCCTTTGAATAGATGAGAAGTTCGAATCATACCTTGTTAAAAACGAGGTGTGGTGTCGAATGAAGTGGATTTCCACCGTTTCAAAAAAACGGCTAAGGATTGTGATGTACGCCTTTATCCTGTTTGTGATAGCCGTCATCATCCGATTGTTTTATGTTCAAATCATCCAACACGACAAGTTAACAGAACTGGCCAAACAAAACTGGGACAGAGAAATTCCCTTCGCTTCCGAACGGGGGGAGATTGTTGACCGAAACGGTGAAGTGATTGTCACAAACAAATTGGCACCAACGCTGTACTTTATGCCAGCACAAAATGATGATATTGAACAAGCGGCAAAACAAATTGCTTCCGTAATAAAAGTGGACGAGAAAAAGCTATACGAAAAAATGAATTCAAAATCATATTTAGTCAAGCTTGCGCCAGAAGGAAAAAATATTACGTATGAACAAGCAGTGGAACTACAACGGTTAAAAATCGATGGATTATATACCGGGGTTGATTACGTTCGGCATTACCCTTATGGAACGCTGCTTTCCCGTTTGCTTGGGTTTACCGGTTATGATACCCAAGGCCTTGCTGGGATTGAATATCAATATGACAAGTACCTTACATCAAAAGATGCAGCGATTCGTTTATTTACAGACGCAAAAGGGAATTCTTTGCCGCACGTAGATGATGAATGGCGGGAAGGAAAACAAGGAGCAACGGTACAATTAACCATTGATTTAGAAGTGCAACAAGTGGTAGAAAGAGAACTGGCGCAAGCAATGGAAAAATATAATGCAGAACAAGCTTTAGCAATCGTCATGAATCCAAATACAGGAGAAATATTATCTCTTGCCTCTTACCCTACATATGATCCAAGCAAATATGAAGAGGTGAGTTCGGAAATCTATAACCGGAACTTGCCGGTTTGGATGACCTTTGAACCAGGGTCAACA encodes the following:
- the ftsL gene encoding cell division protein FtsL, yielding MAVRVRQPLYYQQQEAPYEQPTIQPKTKPNSKKQRITAREKFLYILFVIIAATLAIFILHKQSAIQRTTIEIKEIEKEIAEIKNENVDLKVRVSELSTYERIWEKANSLGLTLKEDNVKVVPGE
- a CDS encoding penicillin-binding protein, whose amino-acid sequence is MFIFYGGLFFALFLRILYIQATGQVEGEELKARAAALYQKEAVLTAERGKILDRNGNIIAEDTLSYRLIAVVNPAATTNKEKPQHVVDPEETAKVLAKYIAMDESEIYKILTKRRPDGRYYYQVEFGAAGRGISHEVKTKIENEKLPGIKFVSDTKRYYPNGVFASHLIGFTQREKKGDGTFISVGKMGLELTYNKQLTGQNGKIEYESDAYHYLIPNREKMVQPAKNGNNIYLTIDKTIQNFLEDAMTKVHKEYNPEAMVGIVADAKTGEILAMSQRPTFNPETREGLENNWLNYVIQEVIEPGSTMKTFTLAAAIESGHWNPNATYQSGAYKVLDRTIRDHNTYGWGRITYLEGFQRSSNTAMANLLEIMGNDTFMKYLNAFGFGQKTGIDLPGEVTGTILTRYPINYVTTSFGQGSTVTPIQLVQAMTAITNDGVMMQPYVIDKIVDSTTGKVIEEHKPKEKGKPISASTAKQVREILASTVTSEVGTARNYKIDGYEVAGKTGTAQIPNPNGKGYLYGKNNYLYSFLGMAPADNPRLIVYVAVKRPKLKDTEVGSEPVAKVFNPVMENSLKYLNIDPEDVKPVETVKIRNYIGKNAVNIQHELESQGLKPIVIGEGGEITDQYPKEGIALLKNNLVFLKTDGVVTLPSFENWSLRNLLIYKAMSGINIEIVGEGYVESQSVTENTVISDSSPVVVKLKTPEESFVQTSEETEEELPQD